A DNA window from Aspergillus nidulans FGSC A4 chromosome V contains the following coding sequences:
- a CDS encoding neutral trehalase treB (transcript_id=CADANIAT00003435) has product MDDSALPSNTSNGINGRTAHRRSSSGGDPFQHPDIYYGNPESVERIKNRRRAFSSSLKSFNRQDFHEMLGDRNTRRGSMDPTSGNPRKFLIDVDATLHSLLEREDSDRNMQITIEDVGPKVFSLGTAASHGYNRFDVRGTYMLSNLLQELTIAKDYGRKQIVLDEERLSENPVSRLSRLIKNSFWNSLTRRIDGRNIEVAGRDPKDWTDDPRPRIYVPPGAPEQLEYYRRIAEEKPELRLDVQELAAEITPEYVRDLNEKPGLLALAMEEKYDEKTGKTDFAGVPFVVPGGRFNELYGWDSYMESLGLLASNRVDLAKAMVINFCFCIKHYGKILNANRSYYLTRSQPPFLTDMALRVYDRIQNEPGAMDFLRHAILAAIKEYYSVWMAEPRLDPVSGLSRYRSPGIGVPPETEASHFLHLLTPYAEKHGMEFKEFVQAYNYGKVKEPELDEYFMHDRAVRESGHDTSYRLERVCGNLATVDLNSLLYKYEVDIARVIRVYFKDKLEIPVEFRTPATKDIQSESSSVWDRRARRRKMRMDTYLWDEEKGMYFDYDTVKQERTNYESATTLWAMWAGLVTPRQASAMITKALPRFEEFGGIVSGTEESRGAVGLNRPTRQWDYPYGWAPQQMLAWTGFARYGYQEEAERLAYKWLYMITKAFVDFNGVVVEKYDVTRPIDPHRVDAEYGNQGVDFKGAPREGFGWVNASYVYGLEMLNAHQRRALGAVTPWETYSKAVSAQGSDTVLENRSE; this is encoded by the exons ATGGACGACTCGGCACTACCTTCAAACACCTCGAACGGGATTAACGGTCGCACCGCCCATCGACGGTCCAGTTCCGGTGGTGATCCTTTTCAACACCCAGATATCTACTATGGAAACCCCGAGTCTGTTGAACGGATCAAGAACCGCCGACGTGCGTTCTCTTCG AGCTTGAAATCGTTCAACCGGCAAGACTTCCATGAAATGCTGGGTGACCGTAATACGAGACGTGGTAGCATGG ACCCAACGTCTGGCAACCCCAGGAAATTCCTTATCGATGTCGACGCTACTCTTCATAGTCTGCTTGAGAGAGAGGATTCGGACAGGAACATGCAGATCACCATCGAGGATGTTGGCCCTAAG GTTTTCTCCTTAGGGACAGCTGCATCCCATGGTTACAACAGGTTCGACGTGCGAGGCACATATATGCTGTCGAACCTCCTCCAAGAATTAACAATTGCTAAAGATTATGGGCGTAAACAGATTGTCCTTGATGAGGAACGTCTTTCCGAGAATCCTGTCTCTCGGCTTTCCCGACTTATCAAGAACTCTTTCTGGAACTCTCTAACTAGAAGAATTGACGGGCGTAATATCGAGGTGGCTGGAAGGGATCCCAAGGATTGGACTGACGATCCTCGGCCGCGTATTTATGTTCCACCCGGTGCTCCCGAACAGTTGGAGTACTACAGGAGAatcgcggaagagaagcCTGAACTGCGTCTTGATGTTCAGGAATTGGCTGCGGAAATCACACCGGAATATGTGCGAGACTTGAATGAGAAGCCCGGGCTGCTCGCATTGGCCATGGAGGAGAAATACGATGAAAAGACCGGGAAGACCGACTTCGCTGGAGTTCCCTTCGTGGTCCCAGGAGGGCGATTCAACGAGCTTTACGGGTGGGATAGCTACATGGAATCGCTGGGGCTTCTGGCTAGCAACAGGGTCGACCTTGCCAAAGCCATGGTGATAAATTTCTGCTTCTGCATTAAGCATTATGGAAAGATTCTCAACGCCAACCGGTCGTACTATCTGACACGATCCCAACCACCTTTCCTAACTGATATGGCTTTACGTGTGTACGACCGCATCCAGAATGAACCAGGCGCCATGGATTTCCTTCGCCACGCAATTCTAGCAGCCATCAAGGAGTACTACAGTGTTTGGATGGCTGAGCCGCGTCTAGACCCTGTGTCGGGCCTGTCAAGATACCGCTCACCGGGTATTGGAGTACCTCCTGAGACGGAGGCCTCTCacttcctccatcttctcacCCCGTATGCCGAGAAACATGGTATGGAATTCAAAGAGTTTGTCCAGGCCTACAACTACGGCAAAGTCAAGGAGCCGGAACTGGACGAATACTTCATGCACGACAGAGCTGTTAGAGAATCTGGACACGACACCAGTTACCGTTTGGAGAGAGTCTGCGGCAATCTTGCCACTGTTGACCTGAACTCTCTCTTATACAAGTATGAGGTCGATATTGCGCGAGTAATACGCGTCTACTTCAAGGACAAGCTCGAGATTCCGGTCGAGTTCCGAACACCAGCCACCAAGGATATCCAAAGCGAATCATCATCTGTGTGGGACCGCCGGGCGCgcagaagaaagatgaggatggacACCTACCtctgggatgaagaaaagggaaTGTACTTTGATTACGACACGGTCAAACAAGAACGGACCAACTATGAGAGCGCCACGACTCTCTGGGCAATGTGGGCTGGGCTTGTCACGCCACGCCAGGCTTCTGCAATGATCACCAAGGCACTTCCCCGCTTCGAGGAGTTTGGTGGAATTGTCTCGGGCACTGAAGAGTCTCGTGGTGCTGTTGGACTAAACCGACCTACTCGGCAGTGGGATTACCCATACGGATGGGCGCCGCAGCAGATGCTCGCGTGGACCGGGTTCGCCCGTTACGGATATCAGGAAGAGGCCGAGCGACTTGCATACAAGTGGCTCTACATGATCACTAAGGCGTTCGTTGACTTCAACGGCGTCGTCGTCGAGAAATACGATGTGACCCGACCCATTGACCCTCACCGCGTTGATGCCGAGTATGGCAACCAGGGCGTCGACTTCAAGGGCGCCCCTCGCGAAGG GTTCGGTTGGGTCAATGCAAGCTACGTTTACGGCCTGGAAATGCTCAACGCCCATCAGCGACGTGCTCTTGGTGCGGTCACTCCATGGGAGACGTACAGCAAGGCTGTTTCTGCGCAGGGTAGTGACACCGTTCTTGAAAACAGATCTGAGTGA